A window of the Lysinibacillus irui genome harbors these coding sequences:
- a CDS encoding alpha/beta hydrolase, whose product MDKGTVQDLTFYSEALQEELQLYIYVPANYSPLYKYNILIASDGKDYFQLGGITKLADELIDDYEIENLIIAFVPYKDIKDRRHKYIPSGVQHEAYLRFLAHELVPYLDSEYATYQMGMSRGVIGDSMAATASLMAALKYPSIFGKVILQSPYVDEDVLKAVENFKDPGSISIYHIVGKGEDQVVTMDKTIKDFLTPNRQLHELMIRKGFTTFYDEFDGNHTWKYWKPDLRRALIENFN is encoded by the coding sequence TTGGATAAGGGAACAGTACAGGATTTAACATTTTATAGTGAAGCATTACAGGAAGAATTACAGCTCTATATTTATGTTCCTGCAAATTATTCTCCACTTTATAAATACAATATTTTAATCGCATCAGATGGTAAAGATTATTTCCAACTTGGCGGCATTACAAAGCTAGCTGATGAACTGATTGATGACTATGAAATCGAAAATTTAATTATAGCTTTTGTTCCTTACAAAGATATTAAAGATCGACGTCATAAATATATTCCAAGCGGTGTGCAACACGAAGCCTATCTACGCTTTTTAGCGCATGAGCTAGTACCCTATTTAGACAGTGAATATGCTACTTACCAGATGGGTATGAGTCGTGGTGTAATTGGTGATTCTATGGCCGCTACGGCTTCCTTAATGGCTGCCCTAAAATACCCAAGTATCTTCGGCAAAGTCATACTACAATCACCATATGTGGACGAAGATGTATTAAAGGCTGTAGAAAATTTTAAAGATCCAGGCTCTATTTCTATCTACCATATCGTAGGTAAAGGTGAAGATCAGGTTGTAACAATGGATAAAACGATCAAAGACTTTTTAACACCTAATCGTCAATTGCATGAGCTAATGATTCGGAAAGGGTTTACTACATTTTATGATGAGTTCGATGGCAATCATACATGGAAATACTGGAAACCAGACCTTCGCCGTGCATTAATTGAAAATTTCAATTAA
- a CDS encoding phosphatidylglycerophosphatase A family protein, with protein MHNKSIRVHSDEVAKAAQAALIRRGVAIEDIAQIVYEMQKTYNEGLTLEHCVHSVERVLRKREVQHALLVGIELDELAEKKLLSSPLQQIIESDEGLFGVDETIALGSVFTYGSIAVTTFGHLDKQKVGIIKKLDTEPGHHVNTFLDDLVGSIAASAASRIAHRMRDLEEEGETFADIEPEELGPKPKSHNEI; from the coding sequence ATGCATAATAAAAGTATACGTGTGCACTCTGACGAAGTAGCGAAGGCAGCTCAAGCCGCGTTAATTCGTAGAGGTGTAGCGATAGAGGATATCGCACAAATTGTTTACGAAATGCAAAAAACCTATAATGAAGGTTTAACATTGGAGCATTGTGTTCATTCTGTTGAGCGTGTATTACGTAAACGAGAAGTGCAACATGCTTTACTAGTAGGAATTGAATTAGATGAACTAGCAGAAAAGAAATTATTATCTTCACCACTACAACAAATTATAGAATCAGATGAAGGGTTATTTGGTGTAGACGAAACAATTGCCCTAGGATCCGTTTTTACATATGGCAGCATTGCAGTTACCACTTTCGGCCATTTAGACAAGCAAAAAGTAGGGATTATCAAAAAACTCGATACAGAACCTGGACATCACGTTAATACATTTTTAGATGATTTAGTTGGCAGTATAGCAGCATCAGCGGCTTCTCGAATTGCGCACCGTATGCGTGACTTAGAAGAAGAGGGCGAAACATTTGCTGATATCGAGCCGGAAGAGCTAGGTCCAAAACCAAAATCACATAACGAAATATAA